One window of the Salvia miltiorrhiza cultivar Shanhuang (shh) chromosome 6, IMPLAD_Smil_shh, whole genome shotgun sequence genome contains the following:
- the LOC130988813 gene encoding ubiquitin-conjugating enzyme E2 2, translating to MSTPARKRLMRDFKRLQQDPPAGISGAPYDNNIMLWNAVIFGPDDTPWDGGTFKLTLQFSEDYPNKPPTVRFISRMFHPNIYADGSICLDILQNQWSPIYDVAAILTSIQSLLCDPNPNSPANSEAARLFSENKREYNRKVREIVEQSWTAD from the exons ATGTCAACGCCAGCGAGGAAGCGATTGATGAGGGATTTCAAGCGGTTGCAGCAAGATCCTCCTGCTGGCATCAGTGGGGCGCCCTATGATAATAACATTATGCTCTGGAACGCTGTAATATTTGG CCCAGATGATACTCCTTGGGATGGAG GCACGTTTAAGCTGACTCTTCAGTTCAGTGAGGATTACCCAAATAAGCCTCCAACTGTTCGGTTTATATCCCGAATGTTTCATCCCAATA TTTATGCAGATGGAAGCATTTGCTTGGATATTTTGCAAAATCAGTGGAGTCCTATATATGATGTAGCCGCTATACTTACATCTATCCAG TCGTTGCTTTGTGATCCAAATCCAAATTCACCGGCAAACTCTGAAGCTGCAAGGTTGTTTAGTGAGAACAAACGTGAATACAACAGGAAGGTGCGTGAAATTGTGGAACAGAGTTGGA